The following nucleotide sequence is from Borrelia coriaceae.
ATTGCCTTTGCGGTAATGGGAGCTTACAATATATTGGCAACAAGGCAATATGCTCAAGGTGATATTGATAATTTTAAAAATACGTTTTTTATTAGTATTTTAATTCTTCTATTTTTTTCCTTTTTATTTATAGTAGTTTCATTATTTTATTCATATTATTTTCTTGGACTATTGTCTGATGATCCGGTATCTGTTTCTTATGGAGTATCTTATCTTAATATTGCTGTTTATTCTTTTCTATTTGCGGTTGTTAAGGGAATTATTGCTAATTCATTAAAAGTCGTTAAAATAACTAAAATTCAAATTGTTACTTCTATTATTGCAGTTATTGTGAATGTGGTTTTTAATTATTTATTTATTTTTGTGTTTAATATGGGAGTCATTGGTGCTGCTATTGCAACTACCTTGGTTCGCTTAATTGAGCTTATTTTTTATCTGCTTTATACTGTTTTTAATACACATTCATATTTTTGTCTTAAGCTTCAAAATTTAAAAGTCAATCCTGTGATATTTTCTGAGTTGATTAAAGTTTTTATTCCGATTTTCTTAAATGATTTTATTTGGTGTTTAGGATATTTTGGCTTAATAGCAATCTTTTCAAGAATTGATACGGCTAAGTATGCAGCTTATAGTATAACTTTTTCTACCTATTTTATAGGATTTAATATAATTTATGCTTTTTGCTTTGCTGTCAATATTGTGATGGGGCATGAAATGAATAATGATAAGAGAGAGATAATGGCTGTTGCAATATATTTGGGTAAGATAGGCTTTTTTTTGGCTGTTATAACCTCTTTTATGATTTTTTCCTTGTCATTTATAGCTCCCTATGTTTTTTATAAATTGGAATATGCAGATCTTATGGGAGTTATGCTTAGATATTATGCTATTTCAGCTTTTTTTACATCACTTGCATTTCAGTATTTATTTGGGTTTTTCCGTGCAGGTGCAGCTCCCAATTTTGGGGCAATTATGGAGGGTTTGGTAACTTTTATTTATACAATTCCTATTGCATATTTTTTAGCAAATTATACTCAAACTCCATTTGAACTTATTGTTTTTATTCCGACTCTTGAAGATGTAATTAAGTTTGGTATTTCTCTGCCTTATTTTTATAGTACTAAGTGGATTAAATCTATTAAAACAGGTTAGTTATTTTGTTATAATACTGGTGCTGTGTGTTTAAATGATATTAAGGGTAAAAATTTTTTGCTTATGGGCTTGGGACTTCATGGGGGAGGTTTGGCTGTTGCAAAGTTTTTGTTAAAGCATGGTGGTAATTTGGTAATTACAGATTTAAGGAATGAGTTGGAATTAGCACCAAGCATTAAGTCCTTGCAA
It contains:
- a CDS encoding MATE family efflux transporter translates to MYSLSKSKKSSVYRDILNIAIPTAIEFFLFNIVAFTDNIMVSYLGDYPVVGVSLANKLFELFSTIAFAVMGAYNILATRQYAQGDIDNFKNTFFISILILLFFSFLFIVVSLFYSYYFLGLLSDDPVSVSYGVSYLNIAVYSFLFAVVKGIIANSLKVVKITKIQIVTSIIAVIVNVVFNYLFIFVFNMGVIGAAIATTLVRLIELIFYLLYTVFNTHSYFCLKLQNLKVNPVIFSELIKVFIPIFLNDFIWCLGYFGLIAIFSRIDTAKYAAYSITFSTYFIGFNIIYAFCFAVNIVMGHEMNNDKREIMAVAIYLGKIGFFLAVITSFMIFSLSFIAPYVFYKLEYADLMGVMLRYYAISAFFTSLAFQYLFGFFRAGAAPNFGAIMEGLVTFIYTIPIAYFLANYTQTPFELIVFIPTLEDVIKFGISLPYFYSTKWIKSIKTG